In the Sediminibacter sp. Hel_I_10 genome, one interval contains:
- a CDS encoding SDR family oxidoreductase has protein sequence MEQILVAGANGTTGKKIIDLLENSQLYSPVAMIRKKEQEEQFTKRGIQTILADLEEDIQDVTTGMDKVIFAAGSGGKKVTAVDQEGAKKMMDAAKKHDCKKFVMLSSIGADQPEKADQLQDYLKAKHNADEYLLKSDLKYTIVRPGSLNNDHGTGKIKLAKHLDNSGSISRDDVAQTLVSALHDDVANNKTFEILNGDTLIADAMNTI, from the coding sequence ATGGAACAAATATTAGTAGCAGGTGCAAATGGCACCACAGGAAAAAAAATAATAGATCTTTTAGAAAACTCTCAACTTTATAGTCCAGTTGCAATGATTAGAAAGAAGGAGCAGGAAGAACAATTTACTAAAAGAGGAATTCAAACCATTTTAGCAGATTTAGAAGAGGATATCCAGGATGTCACAACAGGTATGGACAAAGTTATTTTTGCAGCTGGTTCTGGCGGTAAAAAAGTAACAGCCGTAGATCAAGAAGGTGCGAAAAAAATGATGGATGCAGCTAAAAAACACGACTGCAAGAAATTTGTGATGTTGAGCTCCATTGGAGCAGATCAACCAGAGAAAGCCGATCAACTTCAAGACTATTTAAAAGCAAAGCATAATGCAGATGAATATCTTTTAAAAAGTGATTTGAAATACACCATTGTACGTCCAGGATCTTTAAACAATGATCATGGTACTGGCAAAATCAAACTGGCAAAACACTTAGACAATTCGGGATCAATTAGTCGTGATGATGTTGCGCAAACTTTGGTAAGCGCACTTCATGATGATGTTGCCAATAATAAAACTTTTGAAATCTTAAATGGTGATACCTTAATCGCCGATGCGATGAACACTATATAA
- a CDS encoding SDR family NAD(P)-dependent oxidoreductase, protein MEVNKAVIVTGAGSGIGKATAKKFASKGFNVVLNGRTKSKLEAVSKEINASNTLIVAGDVSKPADVKQLVESTISKFKTIDILVNNAAIFVGGTIDKVSLEDWNKQLEVNVTGPYLMIKETLPYLEKSKGNIVNVCSVSGLGGDWNAFAYDSTKGAIQLMTKALALDFAAKEIRINAVAPSLTDTDMGEGAMDDEEVMKEFKKRIAMGRAAKPEEIADVIAFLASEEARFVTGTILPVDGGLSASNGQPKL, encoded by the coding sequence ATGGAAGTAAATAAAGCCGTAATTGTTACTGGAGCAGGTTCTGGTATAGGTAAAGCAACGGCAAAAAAGTTTGCCAGTAAGGGCTTTAACGTGGTATTAAACGGAAGAACAAAAAGTAAATTAGAAGCAGTTTCGAAAGAAATCAATGCGAGCAATACCTTAATAGTTGCAGGCGACGTCTCAAAACCTGCAGATGTGAAGCAACTCGTAGAAAGCACGATTTCTAAGTTTAAGACCATTGACATCTTAGTCAACAATGCCGCAATATTTGTTGGTGGTACGATAGACAAGGTCTCGTTGGAAGATTGGAATAAGCAATTGGAAGTAAACGTCACTGGGCCTTACTTGATGATTAAAGAGACCTTACCATATCTTGAAAAGAGCAAGGGGAACATAGTGAATGTATGTTCTGTCTCTGGTTTAGGAGGAGATTGGAACGCCTTTGCTTATGATAGCACTAAAGGAGCCATTCAGTTAATGACCAAAGCTCTGGCATTGGATTTTGCAGCAAAAGAGATTAGAATCAATGCAGTGGCGCCTAGTTTAACAGATACTGATATGGGAGAAGGCGCAATGGATGATGAAGAGGTGATGAAGGAATTTAAAAAGCGAATTGCTATGGGCCGTGCAGCTAAACCGGAAGAAATCGCAGATGTTATTGCTTTTTTAGCCAGTGAAGAAGCAAGATTTGTTACCGGAACAATTTTACCGGTAGATGGCGGTTTAAGTGCATCTAACGGACAGCCAAAATTATAA
- a CDS encoding nuclear transport factor 2 family protein — translation MSTKQNKKNAISFYEMAFLGDPKLAMDTFVGATYIQHNPDVSDGIEGFIDYFERMKVEYPKKSIAFVRCIAEDDLVALHTHQIWPNDDQYVTMDFFRFDNSGKICEHWDAIQQIPKTSKNDNTMY, via the coding sequence ATGAGTACAAAACAAAATAAGAAAAATGCCATCAGTTTTTATGAAATGGCCTTCTTGGGAGATCCTAAATTAGCGATGGATACCTTTGTTGGAGCCACCTATATTCAGCATAATCCAGATGTGAGTGATGGTATAGAGGGATTTATCGATTATTTTGAACGGATGAAAGTGGAATATCCCAAAAAATCCATAGCATTCGTCCGCTGTATTGCAGAAGATGATCTCGTGGCCTTACATACCCATCAAATTTGGCCAAATGATGATCAATATGTCACGATGGATTTCTTTCGTTTTGACAACTCCGGAAAGATTTGCGAACATTGGGATGCCATTCAGCAAATTCCTAAAACGTCTAAAAATGATAATACCATGTATTGA